One Lycium barbarum isolate Lr01 chromosome 5, ASM1917538v2, whole genome shotgun sequence genomic window carries:
- the LOC132639802 gene encoding F-box/FBD/LRR-repeat protein At1g13570-like, which yields MTERKAYSIFLDLPSSVIFRCFVVIYPVFGIPIRILLNLDSHQKIPHWLPGMLASLNVCAYILEIKRVMCKGIENGIVILVKKWGYGVDVDLHLILTADYRFCRMMLPEGKRLGYLVSTSILSKKWRYIWSRIPQLTLDQTLWETTKDLISPSLKFTNILYHLLTLHSGPITKFTLSIPELGNCPKFDNLIYFLSKNGIQHLLLLFPEDNRYEFPSLFFTCWQMRCLVLENCFIVHPPPNFKGFPRLVTLQLFQVINSSKLIESLIAHSPLLKHLVLQSDILDHIQVNAPNLRTIHFTGKIKYISLKNVPLLEELSLWDPEYFVDAGKVIIPSILSLVLLLSIST from the exons ATGACTGAGAGAAAGGCTTACTCCATCTTTTTGGACCTTCCATCATCAGTAATCTTTAG ATGTTTTGTTGTTATCTACCCGGTGTTCGGTATCCCCATTAGGATCCTATTAAATCTGGATTCGCACCAGAAAATCCCACATTGGCTACCAGGA ATGTTGGCTTCCTTAAATGTATGTGCCTACATTCTTGAAATTAAGAGAGTGATGTGTAAAGGGATTGAAAACGGAATTGTTATCTTGGTGAAAAAATGGGGCTATGGAGTTGATGTTGATCTTCATTTG ATTCTGACTGCCGATTACAGATTTTGTCGTATGATGCTTCCTGAGGGCAAAAGGCTTGGAT ATCTCGTGAGCACAAGCATCTTATCTAAGAAATGGAGGTATATCTGGAGCAGAATTCCACAATTGACGCTTGATCAAACACTTTGGGAGACAACAAAGGACTTAATATCTCCATCACTTAAATTTACAAACATCCTTTATCACCTTTTGACCCTTCATTCAGGACCGATTACAAAATTTACCCTCTCTATTCCTGAACTGGGAAACTGCCCTAAGTTTGACAACTTGATATATTTTCTCTCTAAGAATGGCATTCAACATCTTCTTCTTCTATTTCCAGAGGATAACCGATACGAATTTCCTTCTTTATTTTTCACATGTTGGCAGATGAGGTGTTTGGTCCTCGAAAATTGTTTTATAGTACATCCTCCACCAAACTTCAAAGGATTTCCTAGGTTAGTTACCCTGCAACTGTTTCAAGTCATAAATAGTTCcaaattgattgaaagtttaaTCGCTCATAGCCCGTTGCTTAAGCATTTGGTGCTACAATCAGATATTCTGGATCACATTCAAGTTAATGCTCCCAATCTCAGAACCATCCACTTCACAggcaaaataaaatatatttctTTAAAAAATGTCCCTCTTCTTGAGGAACTTTCACTTTGGGATCCAGAATATTTTGTGGATGCAGGGAAGGTGATAATTCCAAGTATTTTGAGTCTTGTCCTGCTATTGAGTATCTCCACGTGA